The genomic region TTGACGCCTGGCTGGTTTCGACTATTGTTGGCGACAGCGGTCGTGCTTTACCACACGTCGAAAGTGGTCTTTTTCGGGTATTGGGCGGTATTCGTCTTCTTTGTGCTCAGTGGATTTTGGCTGACCGAGATGTTTCGCAAGAAGTATATGCACGCAAAGAACACGACCCTGGTGTTTCAAGCAAGCCGTGTGTTTCGCATCATGCCAGTCTTTCTTGCATCAAGTTTGCTGGGATTAGCAACCGCATGGGGAGGATTTGGAGGCCCCATTGTTGAGCATGCACAAGAACCACTTTGGGTTGCAAGATCGCTGGTTCCACTTGGAAACTCGGCCTTGCAACCACGTTTGATCGAAACGGTTTGGTCGCTCGATATTGAAGTACAGTTCTACCTACTTTTCCCCATCATTTATGCTGCGATGATTTCGCGGAAACAATGGGCAATGGTCGCGTCTTGCGCCGCATTGGCGGCAATAACGTGGATTGCTGGGTACGAAAACAGTTTGTTGACCTACGCTCTGATGTTCATGATTGGCATTCTGATTTCTCATTTGGATTGGCAGGCATCGTCCGTTGTTTACTGTGCTTCCATCACTTTGATACTTGCACTCTTTGTGGGCGTCCTCATATATCCCGAAAGCCGATCCTCTCTACTTTCAGAGGGCGCAATCATAATGGGCGGACATGATCTGACTCGAGCATTTAACGTGGCGATGGCATTAATCACCGTACCATTTGTTTCCCTTAACGTTCGGGTCAAAGAAACGTCCATGGGTTATCACGCAGGGAACCTTTCCTATCCGATCTATCTGATTCATTGGGTGCTACTGGGGCCCTATATCGCATGGTACGGAGGATTGCCTGGACGCGAGCGTCTACCGTACTTCATCGGATACTTGGCTCTATCGTTCATTGTGTCCCTTGCGATCTATGCCTTAATCGATCGCCCCATTGATCGTCTCCGTCGAAACTTTGTCAGTCGGTACACAGCAAAACCCTCTGCGAGTAAAAGCGAGGCGTTAGCGGCATGAGTACACGTGATCGACTTCTGATTGTTGAAGAAGCACTTCGTGACCAAGAGGGGCATTGGTTCGAGTACAACCGCGCGACAAAAGCCGCCGTGGGCAAGGTTGGCAAAACAAAAGTCGAAATGCTGGGCAACATCACAATGGTGGATTCAGTCGCCCATGAACTGGGCGCCAAGCCGCATTTTCGTTTTACCGTGTGGGACCAGATTTACAATCACCCGCAAGCTTGGAAACGCTATCTGGGAATCTTGCAGCACAATCGACGCTTGTATCAGGATCTATCATCGCACTTTGCAAACGCAGAATATTGCGACACAGTATTCGCCCCGACCGTCGTGCTGCACCACTTTCTGGGGTATTACAAGTTCACCAAGAAATTTGGCGGAAAGAAGTTTCGACAACTGGTTCTGTTGGTTCGGAATAACATTGCAATCTATGATTCAGATGGCAATCGCACATTTAGAAGCACCGCGAAGTTTTGGAAATGGGCCATTCAACGCTTTCAGCCAATGATAAACAGTGGCTTGGTTCGTTTCGTCACGGATAGTGAACGTTTGGCGGATGAGTACGAAGAGCTAACAGGAATACGCTTTCAAGCGTTACCACACCCGTCTCTGATTGGAATTTATGCACCAAGCGATGGCGCAAAGGTTTCGGGCGATGTTGCCCAACCGAAAGGTGTTCGTCTGTTTCTTCCCGGTCCAGCAAGATATGAGAAAGGCGCCGATCGCTTAGTAGAAGCTGCCAAGTTATTAGACAAGCGAGACGACCTTCCGCCGATCGAGATTGTACTTCAGTGGTCGAGTGCATTTTCACTTCCCGACGGATCCGAACTGGGCCCTTCTGATTTATCTAAGCTAGGATTGGAGAAGGTTACATTTGATATCATCGAAAAACCATTGGATAGCGATTCATATCACAAGCAGCTGTTGCGTGCAGATTTGATCGTTTTACCGTACCGTCGTGAAGCTTACTTTGCCAGGATTTCTGGGGTTGCCGTTGAGGCAATGATGCTTGGCAAGCCAATCCTGTATACAAGCAACACATGGGTCGGAACGATAGCTGAACGGTTCGGTTGTGGTATTGCGATGGAAAACAATACTATGGGTGTGCGTGACGCTATCGTTTTGGCCGCCGGTCAGCTGCACGCTATCTGCAGCGATTCACAAAGTGCAAAGCTGAAGGTCTCAGAGTTTTTTTCAGCAAACTCTTTTGCTAGTATACTTATCGGCAATCGACAGCAAACGACTTGACTGTCCACTCGCTACTCTGCGTGAATTTGATCGCACGGTGAAAGAACAAACTCGCCAAGCACAATTGGCTTACTTCGCCCCCGTAGATGAAGGCGGATTAGCAAAATATGCGGTGCATCAGTGTGCTGCATTGGCAGAAAGATGCTCAAGGACCGTGTTTCTGGGTTACCGCCATATGGAACGCGAACTGCGGCAGTATTCTCCCAGTACCCAGTTTGTTCCCTTGAGAGACCAATACCAAGCAGTGGGTAAGCTAGGACGTGCAATCGCCCACATAAAAACTCGCCGTTCTGAAGTATCTCAGTTGATCGATCTGATCAATCAAGAAGATCTTTCACATGTCGTGGTTGGAAGCTACTTCGAGTACTTTTCTCCATTCTGGGTTCGGCGGTTAAGAGCGTTGAACAGTCTAGGGATTCGATTTGGCACGATAGTCCACGATCCCATTAGAGACTTCCGAGTGGGCCCCAAATTTTGGCATGACTATTGCATTTCTACGGCTTACTCATTTGTCGACGTGGCATATGTCCATGGTGGAACAGCGTTGGACTACGGACGGCCAAAACGTTCTTTTCTTGTCAAGGAAATTCCACATGGGCCGTATCCAGTGCCAGTTCCAAACAAAGGGTCGGAGTTAAGAGCTCAGGTGCGTTCGATTCTGGGGATTCCGGACGCCGCCCCCGTACTGCTCGCGTTCGGCCACATTCGAGATGGCAAGAATCTTGATCTATTGATCAAATCGCTGGTCGACGTCGAAAACATGCACCTGTTGGTCGTTGGACGAGAGCAAAGCATCGGACAACGGTCGATCTCATTTTACCAAGATCTAGCAGTCACTCACTCCGTCGACAAGCGATGCCATTGGGTTAACGACTTCATTCCAGAATCGGATGTGTATCAATATTTCATCGCATCCGACTATCTCACGCTGGTATATTCAGCAGATTTTCGTTCAGCTAGCGGAGTTTTGAACCTTGCTTCGCAATTTCACTTACCGGTACTAGCAAGCTCGGGAGAAGGGCCGCTAAAAAAGTGCGTACTCGAATACGACTTGGGAACATTCGTAAAGCCTGATTGTCTCCGTTCATTGATAGATGGTTTGCGTAGAACCAAGGATCAGGGTTTCAGCCCAAGGTGGGATGACTACCGAACTGACCATTCGTGGGATTCAAACGCGATCGGCGTCTTAGACACATTGTTTACCAAATGAACTTTCTCCGGCGACTACAGACGCTTTTCGTGCCTAGCAACCCTCGCTCCGACATTCAATGAAACTGCGACCTTTAGTCGGTGCCATTGTCTCTTTCACATACAACCATGTGATTGGACACGTACCCTCGAGTCTTGTTCGGCAAGTTTTCTTGCGGGCTTATTTGGGTCGCTTGGGGAGCGGGACCGGAATTCAGATGCGGTGTCGTTTTCTAAATGGACGCCGCATCTCATTCGGAGATCGAAATGTGATTAACTTTGGTTGCCTACTTGATGGCCGAAA from Novipirellula caenicola harbors:
- a CDS encoding acyltransferase gives rise to the protein MSEKNKQEFDTSDWKSRVTARGWISGLRDLQLTPGWFRLLLATAVVLYHTSKVVFFGYWAVFVFFVLSGFWLTEMFRKKYMHAKNTTLVFQASRVFRIMPVFLASSLLGLATAWGGFGGPIVEHAQEPLWVARSLVPLGNSALQPRLIETVWSLDIEVQFYLLFPIIYAAMISRKQWAMVASCAALAAITWIAGYENSLLTYALMFMIGILISHLDWQASSVVYCASITLILALFVGVLIYPESRSSLLSEGAIIMGGHDLTRAFNVAMALITVPFVSLNVRVKETSMGYHAGNLSYPIYLIHWVLLGPYIAWYGGLPGRERLPYFIGYLALSFIVSLAIYALIDRPIDRLRRNFVSRYTAKPSASKSEALAA
- a CDS encoding glycosyltransferase; this encodes MSTRDRLLIVEEALRDQEGHWFEYNRATKAAVGKVGKTKVEMLGNITMVDSVAHELGAKPHFRFTVWDQIYNHPQAWKRYLGILQHNRRLYQDLSSHFANAEYCDTVFAPTVVLHHFLGYYKFTKKFGGKKFRQLVLLVRNNIAIYDSDGNRTFRSTAKFWKWAIQRFQPMINSGLVRFVTDSERLADEYEELTGIRFQALPHPSLIGIYAPSDGAKVSGDVAQPKGVRLFLPGPARYEKGADRLVEAAKLLDKRDDLPPIEIVLQWSSAFSLPDGSELGPSDLSKLGLEKVTFDIIEKPLDSDSYHKQLLRADLIVLPYRREAYFARISGVAVEAMMLGKPILYTSNTWVGTIAERFGCGIAMENNTMGVRDAIVLAAGQLHAICSDSQSAKLKVSEFFSANSFASILIGNRQQTT